In Chryseobacterium lactis, a single genomic region encodes these proteins:
- the metI gene encoding methionine ABC transporter permease MetI: MLSDTVIALLAKGAWETVYMTFVSGFFGFVLGLPVGIMLFLTRKGQLLENTLYHRILSVMVNIFRAIPFIILIVWMIPFTRILAGTSIGVNAALVPLSVGAAPFIARLVENSLIEVPHGLIETARALGASPFQIIRKVLLPEALPSLINNATITLITLVGYSAMGGAVGAGGLGQVGYQYGYIGYDIVIMNTVLILLVLLVFIIQFAGDRFSKHFDHR; the protein is encoded by the coding sequence ATGCTTAGTGATACGGTAATTGCTCTTTTAGCAAAAGGAGCCTGGGAAACGGTTTATATGACATTTGTTTCAGGATTTTTTGGATTTGTACTAGGACTTCCGGTGGGAATTATGTTATTTTTAACCAGAAAAGGACAACTGCTGGAAAATACGTTATACCATAGAATATTATCTGTTATGGTTAATATTTTCCGTGCCATTCCCTTCATTATTTTAATTGTATGGATGATTCCTTTTACAAGAATTTTGGCAGGAACCTCTATTGGAGTGAACGCAGCCCTTGTTCCATTAAGTGTTGGTGCAGCCCCGTTTATCGCAAGATTGGTAGAGAACAGCCTTATTGAAGTTCCTCACGGACTGATAGAAACGGCCAGAGCTTTAGGTGCATCACCTTTCCAGATTATCAGAAAAGTATTGCTTCCGGAGGCACTTCCTTCTCTCATCAATAATGCAACCATCACATTAATTACTTTAGTGGGCTACTCTGCAATGGGAGGAGCTGTAGGAGCAGGTGGATTAGGACAGGTCGGTTACCAGTACGGTTATATCGGATATGATATTGTTATTATGAATACGGTTCTTATTTTGCTTGTTCTGCTGGTATTTATCATCCAGTTTGCCGGAGACCGGTTTTCCAAGCATTTTGACCACAGATAA
- a CDS encoding outer membrane beta-barrel family protein has translation MKKHYIWLPLMASLNAYGQTESTNDSLQTEKISELSGIVLKGNKAVFQQKADKMIFNVENSVLSDGTTVLEILGKTPGVVVSQEGELSLRGKRGVSVMINGKLSSLSTKELANLLRSTNSTLVKNIEIIANPSSKYDAAGNAGIINIVLKKSSLEGLSGSYYLNGGRGRKNRINTGLSLNYTHKKLSLHGDYSYTFRGEEERKKFNQIFFNEKQPQQVTRRTDQNSITNEPLTSNNFKFGADYTFNDKTTIGALFDAKIGRYEDFSKGENRIFQPVDNLFAHVLSDNKSKENWYDYTYNLKGTHIFNDKDYKVDVDLEYETSRFSSLQNQLSDALVNQGTEKFNNRRGSIASRLKVFNAKVDFTLPFSEMHSLETGLKSTIKSNNNPSEYFIQQGEDWINDDKASNEYVYKEQIHALYANYKLNLTKWTFQLGLRTEMTHTDINQKTSQEQRKRDYTNLFPSASVKYQMSDQHGFYASYSKRINRPSHFDLNPFRFYDDPFNYWQGNPNLNPEFTHATELGYTWGKYIIASAYFSVTNDVMTEVYNYQPDTGILVKTQDNLNKSYVYGANITATTKLVKWWSLTSMFNVFNNEYKGNYQNYSVNSSQLAFTLNAQNSFSIAKGVKAEANAQYFSKSNIGLFIRDAYFDLTLGVSKTLWKDKATIKLAVTDLLKTNNYRVTGNNFSSTIRQKYNLDSRVVTLSFNYKL, from the coding sequence AATGATTCTTTGCAGACAGAAAAAATTTCAGAGCTTAGCGGCATTGTACTCAAAGGTAATAAAGCGGTCTTTCAGCAGAAAGCCGATAAAATGATTTTTAATGTAGAAAATAGTGTCTTGTCTGATGGTACTACTGTACTGGAAATTCTGGGCAAAACGCCGGGTGTGGTGGTTTCGCAGGAAGGTGAGCTGTCTTTACGCGGCAAGAGAGGAGTAAGTGTAATGATTAACGGTAAGCTGAGTTCCCTGTCAACTAAGGAACTGGCCAACTTATTGCGCTCTACCAATTCCACATTGGTAAAGAATATTGAAATTATTGCTAATCCTTCTTCAAAATACGATGCTGCAGGAAATGCAGGTATCATCAACATTGTTCTTAAAAAAAGTTCATTGGAAGGACTAAGCGGCAGCTATTACCTGAACGGCGGAAGGGGTCGGAAAAATAGAATCAATACCGGACTGAGTCTGAATTATACCCATAAGAAACTATCTCTGCATGGGGACTACAGTTATACTTTCCGTGGCGAGGAAGAAAGAAAAAAATTCAATCAGATTTTCTTTAATGAAAAACAACCCCAGCAGGTTACACGAAGAACGGATCAGAATTCAATAACCAATGAACCTTTAACTTCCAACAACTTTAAATTCGGAGCAGATTATACATTTAATGATAAAACGACCATTGGTGCTTTATTCGATGCTAAAATAGGACGATATGAAGATTTTTCGAAAGGTGAAAACAGAATATTTCAACCTGTAGACAATCTGTTTGCTCATGTACTTTCGGATAACAAAAGCAAAGAAAACTGGTATGATTATACGTATAATTTAAAGGGTACACATATCTTTAACGATAAGGATTACAAGGTAGATGTGGATCTGGAATACGAAACTTCGCGCTTCTCTTCCCTTCAAAATCAGCTTTCAGATGCATTGGTGAATCAGGGCACAGAAAAGTTTAACAACAGAAGAGGCAGCATTGCTTCCCGCTTGAAAGTCTTTAATGCTAAAGTAGACTTTACCCTGCCTTTCAGTGAAATGCATAGCCTGGAAACAGGACTTAAATCCACTATAAAATCTAATAACAACCCTTCAGAATATTTTATACAACAGGGCGAAGACTGGATCAACGATGATAAAGCAAGCAATGAATATGTTTACAAAGAACAGATACATGCGCTGTATGCCAACTACAAGCTCAATCTGACAAAATGGACATTCCAACTAGGATTGAGAACTGAAATGACACATACAGACATTAACCAGAAAACTTCCCAGGAACAGCGAAAAAGAGATTATACCAATTTGTTTCCGAGTGCGTCCGTCAAATATCAGATGAGCGATCAGCATGGATTCTATGCCTCGTACAGTAAAAGAATCAACAGGCCGAGCCACTTCGATCTGAATCCGTTCCGCTTTTATGATGATCCCTTCAACTACTGGCAAGGAAATCCAAATCTGAACCCTGAGTTTACTCACGCAACAGAATTGGGATATACCTGGGGAAAATATATTATAGCATCGGCTTATTTCAGCGTAACAAACGATGTAATGACGGAAGTATACAACTATCAGCCTGATACAGGAATCCTGGTAAAAACTCAGGACAACCTGAACAAATCTTATGTATATGGCGCCAACATAACTGCCACTACAAAGCTTGTTAAATGGTGGTCACTTACCTCTATGTTTAATGTTTTCAACAATGAATATAAAGGAAATTACCAGAACTACTCGGTAAACAGTTCACAACTGGCCTTTACACTCAATGCACAAAACAGTTTCAGCATTGCAAAAGGGGTGAAAGCAGAAGCTAATGCACAATACTTCTCAAAATCAAACATTGGACTGTTTATTCGCGATGCTTATTTTGACCTGACACTGGGTGTTTCAAAAACCCTTTGGAAGGATAAAGCAACAATAAAACTGGCGGTAACCGACTTATTAAAAACAAATAATTATCGTGTAACAGGGAACAATTTCAGTTCTACAATCCGGCAAAAATACAATCTTGACAGCCGGGTGGTGACGCTCTCTTTTAATTACAAACTTTAG
- a CDS encoding methionine ABC transporter ATP-binding protein: MIEIRNISKTFHQKKQSFKALDQVSLTIDKGDIVGIIGFSGAGKSTLIRTVNLLEKPDQGQVIINGKDFTQLSSKQLAEERKKIGMIFQHFNLLSSRTVFDNIALPLELDHLSKEQINKKVNELLKIVGLEDKASDYPKSLSGGQKQRVAIARALANDPHLLLCDEATSALDPVTTQSILQLLRDINQRLGITILLITHEMEVIKAVCNHVAVIDHGKLLAKGTLSEIISDKENPVIRQFINSDVMTLPQEISNRLQKEPKEGLFPLVEIELNENISVEQILSALYNQYKIPYKLLKADVEYFGNSNFGKLLLQLQGKTEENQQAIYYFNQNKIQNTVKGYA, from the coding sequence ATGATAGAAATCAGAAACATATCAAAAACGTTTCACCAGAAAAAACAGTCTTTCAAAGCACTGGATCAGGTGAGCCTTACTATAGATAAAGGAGATATTGTAGGAATTATCGGATTTTCAGGTGCAGGAAAAAGCACTCTGATCCGTACGGTAAATTTATTGGAAAAGCCGGATCAGGGACAGGTGATTATCAATGGAAAGGATTTTACCCAATTAAGCTCAAAGCAACTGGCCGAAGAGCGTAAAAAAATAGGAATGATTTTCCAGCATTTCAATCTTCTTTCTTCAAGAACCGTTTTTGATAATATAGCACTTCCTCTGGAACTGGATCATCTCAGCAAAGAGCAAATCAATAAAAAAGTAAATGAATTATTGAAAATCGTAGGCCTTGAAGATAAAGCCAGCGACTATCCCAAAAGTCTGTCCGGAGGTCAGAAGCAAAGGGTAGCAATCGCAAGGGCATTAGCCAATGATCCTCATCTTCTACTCTGCGATGAAGCTACCAGCGCCCTTGACCCGGTAACCACACAGTCTATCTTACAGTTGTTGAGAGACATCAATCAAAGGCTTGGCATTACCATTCTTTTGATTACCCACGAAATGGAAGTGATCAAAGCGGTCTGCAACCACGTTGCCGTTATAGACCACGGAAAATTATTAGCAAAAGGAACTTTAAGTGAGATTATTTCGGATAAAGAAAATCCGGTAATCCGACAATTTATAAATTCAGACGTCATGACCCTGCCACAGGAAATCAGTAACAGACTGCAGAAAGAACCAAAAGAAGGTTTGTTTCCGCTGGTCGAAATAGAACTTAACGAAAATATCAGTGTTGAACAAATTCTTTCAGCCCTATACAACCAATATAAAATTCCATATAAACTATTGAAAGCTGATGTAGAGTATTTTGGGAATTCCAATTTTGGAAAACTGCTGTTGCAGCTTCAGGGCAAAACGGAAGAAAATCAGCAGGCTATCTATTATTTCAATCAAAATAAAATTCAAAACACAGTAAAAGGATATGCTTAG
- a CDS encoding EamA family transporter, with protein MSNSKNKWLIPLAFTNIYVIWGITFLAISFGLKGFPPFILSGLRFLVAGILMMSYLLSKGEKANSLINWKKNAITGVLILTGGTGLVAWGEQYVTASEAAISIATGPFWFIAIDRKNWKYYFSDKFIPIGLAIGFVGLVFFLKGSVHSSAAHSMVNGNLRITAFIVLGLSSVAWVLGSLYSKKNPASHSTFMNIAQQLIVAGLASFFIAFVRKEWTGFSVSAIPLSAWLGVLFLIFFGSIVAYLSYIWLLSVKPAALVSTHTYINPIVTVIAGWIVANQSINGGQLYGLSIILLGVLLTNVTKYFKLSKRSKVKLRRVRRFFKAGKRYQPI; from the coding sequence ATGAGTAATTCTAAAAACAAATGGTTGATTCCATTGGCTTTTACAAACATCTATGTAATATGGGGGATTACGTTTTTAGCTATTTCATTTGGCTTGAAAGGTTTCCCGCCATTCATTCTTTCGGGATTAAGATTTCTGGTTGCAGGAATTTTAATGATGAGCTATCTTCTTTCTAAAGGGGAAAAAGCAAATTCGCTGATCAACTGGAAGAAAAATGCAATCACCGGAGTTCTTATCCTCACGGGAGGAACAGGGCTTGTAGCCTGGGGAGAACAATATGTAACGGCCTCAGAAGCTGCCATATCTATCGCAACAGGTCCGTTTTGGTTCATTGCAATTGACAGAAAAAACTGGAAATATTATTTCTCGGATAAATTCATACCTATAGGATTGGCAATAGGATTTGTAGGGTTGGTATTCTTTTTAAAAGGAAGTGTACACTCAAGTGCAGCCCATTCAATGGTGAACGGAAATCTTCGTATTACTGCATTTATAGTATTAGGATTAAGTTCTGTTGCCTGGGTTCTGGGATCTTTATATTCTAAGAAAAATCCGGCCTCACATTCTACTTTTATGAATATTGCTCAACAGCTTATTGTAGCAGGATTAGCCTCTTTTTTCATCGCTTTTGTAAGAAAAGAATGGACTGGTTTTTCAGTTTCTGCGATCCCATTATCGGCATGGTTGGGAGTTCTGTTTTTGATCTTCTTTGGATCTATAGTCGCTTATTTGTCGTACATTTGGCTCTTGTCCGTGAAACCCGCTGCTCTGGTAAGCACCCATACCTATATTAATCCTATTGTTACAGTGATTGCAGGCTGGATTGTTGCCAATCAAAGCATCAACGGAGGTCAGCTATATGGTTTATCAATCATTTTGCTGGGAGTATTGCTGACGAATGTTACCAAGTACTTTAAACTTTCAAAACGGTCAAAGGTTAAATTAAGAAGAGTAAGAAGATTTTTTAAGGCAGGCAAGCGCTATCAGCCTATCTAA
- a CDS encoding type IA DNA topoisomerase, with translation MKLCIAEKPSVARDIAKVLGATMPKQGYMEGNGYCVTWTFGHLCTLKEPHDYGPQYKSWNLFLLPIIPSSFGIKLIPNKGVENQFKVIERLVEECDEVINCGDAGQEGELIQRWVLQKAKCNKPIQRLWISSLTEEAIKEGFANLKPAEDYKNLYLAGNARAIGDWLLGINATRLFTKKFGGNKAVLSIGRVQTPTLAMLVQRQKEIDAFTTEEYWELKTKYRDVVFNAAIDRLKTLERAEKGLEYLKVNPFEIVSFEIKEGKEKNPRLFDLTGLQVEANKKYGYSAENTLNYIQSLYEKKHVTYPRVDTTYLSESLYPKIEGILQKMYPYQELIAPLLEAPIPKSKAVFDDTKVTDHHAIIPTEIPPSQNLSREEKLIYDLIAKRFIAVFYPECKISNTLVEGKVGTIPFKTSGRQVLEAGWRAVYAKEPKEESADKEKEKEEEQTIPEFIVGETGPHDPMIHQGKTTPPKPYTEATLLRAMETAGKQVEDEELREMLKNNGIGRPSTRANIIETLFKRKYIEKKRKNLIATQTGIQLIDTIEDELLKSPELTGEWESKLRKIEKGEYEANLFKEELIQMVTELTDKVVYGKGKVITLQEEAKEEVKEKKKREPAQKKELQSWEETKCPKCKEHNLIKGKTAVGCSDFKNCGFKITFEIFGKKLTDKQLMDLVLKGKSSKLKGFSAHPESIAEGVLTLSDDFQVQLT, from the coding sequence ATGAAATTATGTATTGCCGAAAAACCGAGTGTTGCCAGAGATATTGCCAAAGTATTAGGCGCTACTATGCCTAAACAAGGCTATATGGAAGGAAACGGCTATTGCGTAACATGGACATTCGGACACCTTTGTACACTGAAAGAACCTCACGACTACGGTCCACAATATAAATCCTGGAATTTATTTTTGCTGCCAATTATTCCCAGCAGTTTCGGGATCAAGCTGATTCCCAATAAAGGCGTTGAAAATCAGTTTAAAGTAATTGAAAGATTAGTTGAAGAATGTGATGAGGTCATTAACTGTGGGGATGCCGGGCAAGAGGGAGAATTGATTCAGCGTTGGGTATTGCAGAAGGCAAAATGCAACAAACCCATTCAGCGTTTATGGATTTCTTCCCTGACGGAGGAAGCAATTAAGGAAGGTTTTGCAAATTTAAAACCTGCTGAAGATTACAAAAACCTTTACCTGGCAGGAAATGCCAGAGCGATAGGCGATTGGTTGCTGGGAATCAATGCTACCAGACTTTTTACCAAGAAATTCGGTGGAAATAAAGCGGTACTTTCCATCGGTAGAGTGCAGACCCCGACATTGGCTATGCTGGTTCAGCGTCAGAAAGAAATTGATGCCTTTACCACGGAAGAATATTGGGAGCTTAAAACCAAATACCGTGACGTTGTTTTCAATGCGGCAATTGATCGTTTAAAAACCTTAGAACGTGCAGAAAAAGGACTGGAATACCTTAAAGTAAATCCATTTGAGATCGTTTCTTTCGAAATTAAAGAAGGAAAAGAAAAGAATCCAAGACTTTTTGATTTGACCGGACTTCAGGTAGAAGCCAACAAAAAATATGGGTATTCGGCAGAAAATACCCTGAATTATATCCAAAGCCTTTACGAAAAGAAACATGTGACCTATCCACGTGTTGATACCACTTATTTATCAGAAAGTTTATATCCGAAAATAGAGGGCATTCTTCAGAAAATGTATCCTTATCAGGAATTGATTGCTCCATTATTAGAAGCTCCGATTCCAAAATCAAAGGCTGTTTTTGACGATACCAAAGTAACCGATCACCATGCGATCATTCCTACAGAAATTCCTCCTTCTCAAAATCTGAGTAGGGAAGAAAAACTGATTTATGATTTGATTGCCAAACGTTTCATTGCTGTATTCTATCCGGAATGTAAAATCTCCAATACTTTGGTAGAAGGAAAAGTAGGAACCATTCCTTTCAAAACCAGCGGAAGACAGGTATTGGAAGCGGGATGGAGAGCGGTTTATGCCAAAGAACCCAAAGAAGAATCTGCCGATAAAGAAAAAGAGAAAGAAGAGGAACAAACCATTCCTGAATTTATAGTAGGTGAAACAGGACCGCATGATCCGATGATTCATCAGGGAAAAACAACCCCTCCCAAGCCGTATACTGAAGCAACCTTGCTGAGGGCTATGGAAACAGCCGGAAAACAGGTTGAAGATGAAGAATTACGTGAAATGCTGAAAAATAACGGGATCGGAAGACCGTCTACTCGTGCAAACATCATTGAAACGCTGTTCAAAAGAAAATATATTGAGAAGAAAAGGAAAAATCTGATTGCCACTCAAACAGGAATTCAGTTGATTGATACCATCGAAGACGAGCTTTTGAAGAGTCCGGAACTAACCGGTGAATGGGAATCAAAGCTTCGTAAGATTGAGAAAGGCGAGTATGAAGCCAATCTTTTCAAAGAAGAACTGATTCAGATGGTGACGGAACTTACGGATAAAGTGGTGTACGGAAAAGGAAAAGTCATTACCCTTCAGGAAGAAGCAAAAGAAGAAGTAAAGGAAAAGAAAAAAAGAGAACCTGCACAGAAAAAGGAGCTTCAGTCCTGGGAAGAAACGAAATGTCCGAAATGTAAAGAACACAACCTGATCAAAGGAAAAACAGCCGTGGGATGTTCCGACTTCAAAAACTGTGGTTTTAAAATTACTTTCGAAATTTTCGGTAAAAAATTAACGGATAAGCAATTGATGGATCTTGTGTTAAAAGGCAAGAGCTCAAAACTAAAAGGATTCAGTGCTCACCCTGAAAGTATTGCAGAAGGGGTTCTAACTTTAAGTGATGACTTCCAGGTACAACTCACTTAA
- a CDS encoding AraC family transcriptional regulator, with the protein MNEKKNPVQKFKEIQGRLKIYHDIFFYEPKGLCPLYTPVSHDFFSLLLFKETKGKHSIDGKEYPVEGMQLHMVFPGQVRWWDYERHGEIYKLFVSGEVFERLEGLMQLPVFMYKEKPVINLNEEIFEKLLHEFKDIRDELNNPSPVMNEIIYSKMKIIARYISNEVQKNAEYLNIYEDHPVLFDFMTLLNQNFRQERSKKYYADQLRINANYLNILCKKYLGHTATEVIQSQTLEKIKYKLMMTKDPLKDIAFDFNFQNYGHFSGFIKKHTGLTPKKFRELYSVSEGKNTDQ; encoded by the coding sequence ATGAATGAGAAAAAAAATCCGGTTCAAAAGTTCAAGGAGATCCAGGGCAGGTTAAAAATATACCATGATATTTTTTTTTATGAGCCAAAAGGTTTATGCCCTTTATATACTCCCGTCAGCCATGATTTTTTTTCATTACTACTATTTAAAGAGACAAAAGGAAAGCATAGTATTGATGGGAAGGAATATCCCGTTGAAGGTATGCAGCTTCATATGGTGTTTCCGGGACAAGTACGTTGGTGGGATTATGAAAGGCATGGTGAAATTTATAAATTATTTGTAAGTGGAGAGGTATTTGAGCGTCTGGAAGGATTGATGCAGCTACCGGTTTTTATGTATAAAGAAAAGCCCGTTATTAATCTGAATGAAGAGATTTTTGAAAAGCTTTTACATGAATTTAAAGATATCAGAGATGAGTTGAATAATCCGTCGCCGGTGATGAACGAAATTATTTATTCAAAAATGAAAATCATTGCCCGGTATATCTCTAACGAAGTTCAGAAAAATGCTGAGTACCTGAATATTTATGAAGATCATCCTGTGCTTTTTGACTTTATGACCTTGCTGAACCAAAATTTCAGACAGGAGAGATCAAAAAAGTATTACGCAGATCAATTGCGAATTAATGCCAATTATCTTAATATTCTCTGCAAAAAATATTTGGGCCACACAGCAACTGAAGTGATACAGAGCCAAACGTTGGAAAAAATAAAATATAAACTGATGATGACCAAGGATCCGTTAAAAGATATTGCGTTTGATTTTAATTTTCAAAATTATGGACATTTCTCGGGCTTTATAAAAAAACATACAGGATTGACTCCAAAAAAATTCCGGGAACTTTACAGCGTATCCGAAGGGAAAAATACTGATCAGTAA
- a CDS encoding SDR family NAD(P)-dependent oxidoreductase, giving the protein MKRFENKVAFITGGNSGIGKAVAILMAREGAKVMIADLKENKETLEEVLKEGTEARFIACDVSKHEEVEKAVAETVAAFGSLDVAVNNAGIVDASPIHEKSVEEWQKVININLSGVFYGMKYQIAQMRKQETGGAVVNMGSIMSQVAEFGIGGYASSKHGLVGLTKVAALENGTNNIRVNAIGPGYIETPLLMDNAAQSAEYRSYMESKHAMKRLGKPEEIAKAVLFLASEDASFCTGAYLPVDGGYLIQ; this is encoded by the coding sequence ATGAAACGTTTTGAAAACAAAGTAGCTTTTATTACAGGTGGAAACTCAGGAATTGGTAAAGCCGTTGCAATACTGATGGCAAGAGAAGGAGCAAAAGTAATGATTGCCGATCTTAAAGAGAACAAAGAAACATTGGAAGAAGTTTTGAAAGAAGGAACAGAAGCCAGATTTATTGCTTGTGATGTATCCAAACATGAAGAAGTAGAAAAAGCAGTCGCAGAAACTGTGGCAGCCTTTGGTAGCCTGGATGTAGCTGTGAATAATGCGGGAATTGTAGATGCTTCTCCGATTCATGAGAAATCCGTGGAAGAATGGCAAAAAGTTATTAATATTAACCTGAGCGGTGTCTTTTACGGAATGAAATATCAGATTGCCCAGATGAGAAAGCAGGAAACGGGTGGTGCTGTGGTCAATATGGGATCCATTATGAGCCAGGTGGCAGAATTTGGAATTGGCGGTTATGCTTCTTCAAAACACGGGTTGGTAGGTCTTACTAAAGTAGCTGCTTTGGAAAACGGAACCAACAATATTCGTGTCAATGCCATTGGTCCTGGATATATCGAAACACCTTTATTGATGGACAACGCAGCTCAAAGTGCAGAGTACAGATCTTATATGGAATCAAAACATGCGATGAAAAGATTGGGAAAACCGGAAGAAATTGCAAAAGCTGTATTATTTTTGGCTTCTGAAGATGCGAGTTTCTGTACAGGAGCGTATCTTCCAGTGGATGGGGGTTACCTGATCCAGTAA
- a CDS encoding MarR family winged helix-turn-helix transcriptional regulator, whose protein sequence is MKKTKTEKLPLRRKLGITMVETYNTVYERSQEFFATYGLTSQQYNVLSILNDAGGPLSTSDILKKMLEKNAGVSRLVDRLILKELVEKNVNKGDKRLIDVKLTDKGEYLYQQVTANLSGVDEVYNALADEEVEVLLRLLEKMKKS, encoded by the coding sequence ATGAAAAAAACAAAAACGGAAAAACTTCCACTTCGAAGAAAGTTGGGTATTACAATGGTTGAAACATATAATACCGTTTATGAAAGGTCTCAGGAGTTTTTTGCGACCTACGGGCTTACCTCTCAGCAGTATAATGTTCTTTCTATTTTGAACGATGCTGGAGGCCCTTTGTCGACTTCAGATATCCTGAAAAAAATGTTGGAGAAAAATGCCGGTGTTTCCAGGTTGGTTGATCGTCTGATCCTCAAAGAACTGGTGGAAAAGAACGTCAATAAGGGTGATAAACGGCTGATCGACGTGAAACTTACTGACAAGGGAGAATATTTGTATCAACAAGTTACCGCGAATTTATCAGGTGTTGACGAAGTTTACAATGCACTGGCAGATGAAGAAGTGGAAGTGTTGCTCCGTCTTTTAGAAAAAATGAAAAAATCATGA
- a CDS encoding M17 family peptidase N-terminal domain-containing protein has product MKNTIARSLVIAALAFSALSFAQTTSSTTAVGTSKTWGSVDGISMVGLVEGPSSANVQLQVACVFEYTEGDIFNAPALPANLNGLIHLDQALKGELTNIRKSGQFHGHSLETILITPPAGSMPAKKLLLIGLGDRNKFTPDLMTSVGEVAAREAMRLGVTNFAFASDLKDAGIDSPTALVAGNAVRGIVHANRSENYLKEHKLSTTKKLEKVYLLAGHAFFETAGGGISEAIAEVKNK; this is encoded by the coding sequence ATGAAAAATACAATTGCCAGATCTTTAGTTATTGCCGCTTTAGCATTTTCTGCTTTAAGTTTTGCTCAAACAACCAGTTCTACAACGGCTGTAGGAACTTCAAAAACCTGGGGATCAGTAGACGGAATCTCTATGGTAGGCTTGGTAGAAGGACCTTCTTCAGCAAACGTTCAGCTTCAGGTAGCCTGCGTTTTCGAGTATACCGAAGGGGATATTTTTAATGCACCGGCTTTGCCAGCCAACTTAAATGGTCTGATCCATCTGGATCAAGCGTTAAAAGGTGAGCTAACCAATATTAGAAAATCAGGACAATTTCACGGGCATTCTCTGGAAACTATTTTAATTACACCACCTGCCGGATCGATGCCTGCAAAGAAACTATTGTTGATCGGTTTGGGTGACCGTAATAAATTCACTCCTGATTTAATGACCTCAGTAGGAGAGGTAGCTGCCCGTGAAGCGATGAGATTAGGCGTTACCAATTTTGCCTTTGCCAGTGATCTTAAGGATGCGGGGATAGATTCACCCACTGCTTTAGTAGCTGGAAATGCAGTGAGAGGTATTGTACATGCCAACCGTTCTGAAAATTATCTGAAAGAACACAAGTTATCCACCACCAAAAAATTAGAAAAAGTATACCTGCTGGCAGGACATGCTTTCTTTGAAACTGCGGGCGGAGGAATTTCAGAGGCGATTGCTGAAGTGAAAAATAAATAA
- a CDS encoding helix-turn-helix domain-containing protein, with protein sequence MHIVSSFKNKPIQHSTGISDFSDIILTQYFEKERLEKEDMTDDYFSLFLIRKGWGTHQINGQIKSVQHKQLHFVFPGQESKWDFRGGDEVEIEQIQIPEKIFETFGSYLKYPFSHYMKMGEISLSEESFAKFNYEFAHMGTDLRSQQEEKLMVEFRLKVIMLMLSREVYRIHYEKRMDSACLLSRFITLVFEHFREQRSVSFYADKLAVTTNYLNILCSKHLGKTATGIISRELLSEIKQYLAASNLSIKELSILMNFSSVSSFYAFFKKYTGMTPKDFQSKYAGTVLHAVPEDL encoded by the coding sequence ATGCACATAGTCAGTTCGTTTAAAAATAAGCCAATCCAACATTCTACTGGTATATCTGATTTTTCAGATATTATTTTAACCCAATATTTCGAAAAAGAAAGGTTGGAAAAAGAGGATATGACAGACGACTATTTTTCCTTATTTCTGATCAGGAAAGGGTGGGGAACGCATCAGATCAACGGGCAGATTAAATCCGTTCAACACAAACAATTACACTTTGTTTTTCCGGGACAAGAAAGCAAATGGGATTTCCGTGGTGGTGATGAAGTTGAGATTGAACAGATACAAATTCCGGAGAAAATATTTGAGACTTTTGGAAGCTACCTTAAATATCCATTCTCGCACTATATGAAAATGGGTGAGATCAGTTTGTCAGAAGAAAGTTTCGCGAAATTTAATTATGAATTTGCTCATATGGGAACCGATCTCAGAAGCCAACAGGAAGAAAAGTTGATGGTAGAATTCAGGCTTAAAGTGATCATGCTGATGCTAAGCCGTGAAGTCTACAGGATACATTATGAAAAAAGAATGGATTCGGCTTGCCTACTTTCAAGATTTATTACTCTCGTTTTTGAACATTTCAGGGAGCAGAGATCCGTCAGTTTTTATGCAGATAAACTGGCTGTCACAACCAACTATCTGAATATTCTCTGCAGCAAACATCTCGGAAAAACAGCAACAGGGATTATAAGCCGTGAGCTCTTGTCGGAAATCAAACAATATCTGGCTGCTTCTAACCTCTCAATAAAAGAGCTGTCCATATTGATGAACTTTAGTTCGGTCAGTAGTTTTTATGCCTTTTTTAAAAAATATACAGGGATGACACCCAAAGATTTTCAAAGTAAATATGCAGGAACCGTCTTACATGCAGTCCCCGAAGACCTGTAA